Part of the Molothrus aeneus isolate 106 chromosome 8, BPBGC_Maene_1.0, whole genome shotgun sequence genome is shown below.
aaagctgaatGCAGAACACATTTCCCATTAAATCAGGGAATTCTGCAGGAGACACAGAAAACTCAATGACAAAATGCAGTGGATCAGTTGTCCAGCTCTCTACTGTGGCAAAACTCCAGGATAAACACAGAAAGTTTAAGTGCAGGTTTGGAacataaattaatgaaataactGTTAAAGCTTTAATCtcccaaaaatgtcagtaatggATTTAACTCATGctcaactttttaaaaaggaaggtttagattaataattaacattgcaacattttgaaaatgtaatgAATTCCAGCAGGTAATTGGGCAGCTCTGTATAAATGCACTGGGAAGTGTCAGCATTTTAGGGTGATTCTGCAGGTTTGTACCACTCTGCTAATTCAGAGTGGAATTAGGATTTGAATCTGAAATTGTCAGTTCATGACAGATGCAGAATGTAGGTTTCAGAAGTTTTCTTCCTGTAgcattttgcaaaataaaaactattctAGTTGCAAAAGAAATTTGCCAGGTGAGCATGCTTAAGGAAACATTTTCACAAAGTTCTTATTTGGAAAACAAGATGCTACCATGGCCATCAGTGCATTTCTCCTGCATCAAGAGCTCTGTGTTCACTGCCAGGTAAGGAATGCTTTATTTAATGCTATTTGCAGTTTCATTCTATTGGCTTTTGCCTTCCACTTCATTGGCCATTCAAATCAACCCAGTAATATATTTTACTGAATTAAAATGTTTGCTACAAAAAAATGAATTGCAGTATTTTAGATCTGAATGTTTTGTCTCTTGTGAATTGTTTAAATGTTTCTGGACAGCCATCATCTAGCTGTGCTTCTAAATCTTAACACAGGaatgaacaagaaaagaaatataatcaCCTGGGGAAGTGCTTGATAAAGCAGATGGGTCAGAGGGATGTTGAGAAATGTGCAGACAGGAACCTCATCAAGTTCAGCAGAGGCAAGTGCAGAGTCCTGAAGGCGGCAGGAAGGAGCCCGTGCACCAGGAGAagctgcctgggagcagcctggcagcacagccccctgGCACGGTGGCAGGCAGACActgagccaggctgagctgagccagcagcctgcccctgccagggagagcgccagcagcctctgggctgccctgggagcagcactgccagcaggtcaGGAAAGGCATCATGCCCTGactcagccctgcagagacCATGTCTGAGTGCCAGGGCCAGCTCTGTGCTTCCCAGGACAAgagagacacagacacacagctctgagagcagcaaaGGGCCACAAAGGGAGAGGGGACTGGGGGATCTttcctgtgaggagaggctgtgagagctggggctgctggactcagggaggctcaggggatCCTAGGAATGTCTGAGAGCAGACAGgaaagaggatggagccagactTCTCAGAGGTATCCAGTGAAGGAGCAAGAAAGAGGCAACACGCACAAATTTAAACTCAATAAATTCCTTTTAAgtgtaagaaaaaaacctttgcaGTGAGGGTTGGCAAATAAGCTGCCTGGAGTTTAGGGATCTTCATTTTGGAGACCAtaaaattggaaaaagaaacttgTTCCGAGTGATACTGGTTAGAAAGAAAGGTTTTATCAGACAGTCAATGGATGTCCCCTTCAAGCTCAACTACTTTGTGATTCTGCGGTTTCAGATAGAGACTAATAAAATAGCCTTAGAAGACCCAAAAGAGAAATAGGTTTGTTCTTAATATTATTTTCCAAAGTATAATGAGGGTAATGCTAGCTAATTAATCTGACAGCTTGTTCTGAGAGCTCTGACAACAAAGGCCTTGTTTTTAACCCGGAGCAATCAATATTAGGCCCCCAAAACACATATGTATTTCctaaatataaatttaagaATTTCTGGGGATTTTCTTTACACAGAATTTAAGTAATTGAGATCCTATTTCTTTGAGTCATTAATTTTCAGCACTTTAAATTCTGAAAGCACTGGGCAAAATCAGAAGACTACAACAAAACTACTAATTTGTTCCCATTGCCAGAGGATGGTGCTGTTTAAACAGATATCCCACACAGATACACCCCCCTACAACAGCCACGTGGGTTAGTGAGTTTTtctcaggaggaagaggaagaagaacaaGGCAAAGAGATTACAACttggtatttttttaactaACCTTCAGCACCCAACTATAATCAGTGTTTATTTTATAAAGGTAGACCTATAAGCATGCGTGAGTAACTTGGTAACTTTTACTACCTCTGGAACTTCTGCTCCTAAAACTTTTTAAGGGTCTTTCAAAATGCAGTCCTTGGTCACCAAAGGACACAAACACAACACACCCCACCTCAGTAGCTGTTCTCATGTAGCCTGCTGAAATTCACGGTGATGACATGACAGACAGAAGTCAAAAAACGGAACAGTGGAAGATCAGTCTCACAAACAGGCTGTGGCGGGGGAAAGGGCCATCAGTAATTTAAGAAATCAATACCAACTTTGACACTTTTAGAGGTGGCAACATCAACAGCCATGGCTTTGATTTCAGTGTCCCCAAACTGCATCAGCGTTTTGATCTCGCGCCGGTTGGGCACGGAGGCGTCAGTTCCCGTGAGATCCAAGCGCAGCGTGCCGCACTTCTTCACGCCGGGCTCGGTGATGAAGCTGACGTTGTCCTGCTCCGAGCTGTAGATATTGATCACTATCACTAACTGAGAAGGCTTGGCAGGTGTGTAACTGCGGGTCACAGTCTCTCCCAGGGCTACGGACTGGTCGGCTGAGATGAACTTGTCGAAGACGTCGGTGCACCAGCGCGTGCCGTCCTTGACCAGGAGCTTCTCCGGGGGATGCTTGCCCTCCACGAAGCGATTGAGCACCCCCACGCCGTAGGTCAGCGGGGAGCGCCGCACCTTGATGACCGCAGGGTCGAGGCCAAAGAGAACAGCCCCTTTGAGGATGGTCAGCCCCACATCCTGGGGAATGATGACCCGGCACCTGGAGCCAAAAGCGCTCTGCACGGCTTGCTGCAGCAAGGGGGATTCAGCGAAGCCGCCCACCAGGAAGAGGAACTTCACATTGGTCACCTCTGGCTTATCAAACACCTCACCTGAGCAGAAACAGAGAGCATCCAATAAAATCCACTTTCACACGGCAATGCAAGTGAAAATGGCAATGTCTGAGTGCACTGAGTGTTCCATGCACATGATCTGAAACTGCCGCATCCGTGCCCACACTGCCACCCCCTCAGCACCAGTCCCACTTCTGTTATCTCTAGTGTATTTCACTATGAATTCACTCACCTCAAACCAAACAACATTTTTGAAGTGGCACTTAAAACTGAACATAAATTGCATTCCAGATAAATCACTCCATTTCAAATTCACTTATTATTTCTGACCCTATCAGAACCACAATAAATACCACCTGTAAAATAATCcctctttacatttttacagaTTTTCCTTCTTAAGCCTACATCTACTTTCAAGAAAACCATGCAGTGCAGTAGTAGGCTCACTTTTAGTTCAAACAAGTGAGTAACCTGTCACAACTGTTGCAGTTCCAGGTgtctccctccctgctcacatATAAGCTGCTCTATACTTGTCTCATTAAGTTCTGAAATTTAGCTAATAATCCCTCACACATGATGAGCAAAGCTGCATATTTCTTCCAAATGGTGCTTTAAATCATGTAAAAATCACACTTTTCTCACCACAAACATTATACTCTACTTGATACTAATTTCATCTTCAGCTAGGAAGACCTTAAATAATAACTTTCCCAATAAGCACATGTCACTTTCCATTACTGGACAAATAAATTCATTGCTGCTTAAGCCATGCCTGGAAGTACATTTACCATGATGCATCATTTACTATTTGTGCTTTAGAGATGTCAGTGATGGTCATGAACAAATGTGACCTTCCACTAGGGAGGAATGAATAGCTGCAATAGTCAGAAATGAGATACAACTCTGGCATAATTTGGTTGTTGCCTGaaccaggaaaaagaaaggcaggATCTGGGTTTCTCAGTGGATGTCAGCCCTCTGAATGCTTGCAGCCCTGGAAGCATAGAATAATTGGAGCTAGGCAGTAACAGAACGGAATCACACTCAGTAACTAGCACTAGAGCTAGACAGGAGTATGTGCTCAGGACACATCCCTTacttttattgttttcctaGCTGATTTGTAGAGAACTGCAAGTTTCAGAATTGAATTCCTTGTCAACAACTGGTGCATACCAGGAGGGTTGTCAGTGGGTAGAAAAGGGTGAGCAAAGCTTCAGTTTGAGCTCAGCCAGGAAGTGGAACCCCACACAGATACGTACTCAGGTGCTGAACAATCTGGTCAATTGTAGGTTTGAAAAGAGCATTCATTGCATCTGGGCTCATcctcagcattccctgggagGACCACTTCACAAAGTCCACACTGCAAAGGAACAGTGAGAAAGAACATTAAAGCATTGCAGCTGAGCTGTGAAACAACCagcattaaataaattaatgagTTTACAGAATCTGCATGCATTTTCCTTGGAACAAAGTGCTCCACCTCACCCTAGCCCCATACCAACTGCAGTTATGTAAAACTTGAAGGGAGAATTATTATTTTGGCTTGTCtaattgttgttttctttgCCTGATTGCCTTCTGCAGCATTAGCAATGCTCAACTGCTCTCTGAAACAGCTGGCAGTCAATGCAGTGCTCGCTCATCTGAAACAGCACTGATTCATCCCCAGAAGGGCAACATTTAGATTATAGCAGTGGCAGGCCAAAGCCACtggaaacacacaaggaaaacaaGCAACTTGGGAAGCCTCAGGAGGCAGAAGAGagaattgcatttttaatgagGCATAACATTTATTAAGTGAACACAGGCATTATGCTATTCTATCACTGATACACATCTGTATAGCTCAGTAATCTCCCTTACATTCATGAACATTATATGTTAACCTTTACACTCACTCTATCCTGTTATCCAattgatttcatttcatttaaagGGAGCATTTATCATTTCCTCTAAGATTCACCATTAAGACTACTAATAAAAAGGAGATGGCCTCGTGAGAAGGATTTCCAGAAATTTTTAATGACTTCAGAACCTCAGTCTCATTTAGAAAGAAACTTTTAGCTGGATTCCAAGTCACTTAAGCTTCCAGTACATTTACCAATAACTTCTGAAAGAGATGCAGGAGTTCCAGCCTGCATATTACATTCAACACTGGCTAGTTTAAAAAATTAGGGTACAGGAACTAAATATTAAATCTTCCCCTCTCAGGTCCCAAGCATTCTGTCCCAGATTCACAGGTTCTTTTGCTCATTCTCATTAAACTCCAGGTTTTCTGTAATATGTAACTTCAAGAGATGCAAAATGCCCATTTCTACTTTCTGCTCGCTTCCTTTTCTACAGCAGCCCACGATCTTGTCATTCAAGGAGACTTCTTGATACTGAAAAACATGAATTAAAATCTCTGGAGGGGATTATGTCTCCCTGCCTAACAAGTAAATTATCAAACTTGTTAAAGAAGCAAGATAAGAAGCAAAGCCTGCCATCACTTCAAAAGCTGAATGCTTCCCCTTACAGAGGTTTATGCAGTAGTGTATGTGTGTTTTCTCCAGTGATCTGATGCTGTTAATAACTTCCCTCAAGCCACAAACATATTTACACATCTCACAACCTTGGATTTTTTCCAGGATCCAGGCTGCTAAAAATTAAGGTTTTTTCCAGGATCCAGGCTGCTAAAAATTAAGGTTCTAGGCAACAAATTCTGTGTTTGATCTGACATTCCTAATTAACATGTAAGAGACTCACAATATACAGTCAAAGAAAGTGATGCAGTGGGGACCTAACAAGTCATAGAAAGCAATGCCTGTAAAATGCAAGTCTTGTACAGAAAAGCTTTCGCAAGAAATTGATTAGAACTTTTCATTCTGGAAACTGCACCAGATGCAACCCCACTTTCTCATCCTTGCACTACACTTCTACGCTATTCCCTTTCAGTCCTAATGTAATTAGGATATTTTAATTACTTGTCTTTGCTAGTTAATTCTGCATCCACGTGCTTGTCTACTCACTTGCTTTTCCTCAAGGCATGCTCTACACTGTGCCCTCGGAACTTCTTGTAGTAGTCAATGAAGGAGAAGGGCAGGGTGATGTTCAGGGGGTTGGTCCTGTCGGGAGCTGCCGCCCGCTTGCGGGACTCGAACGCGATCATCAGATCCACCCAGGCCGCAGGGCGCTTGATTTTAAACTGCTCAATGAAATCTTCCCCAAAGATTTTACACAGCAGCTTCTCAAACTCGTAGTCCACCCCTAGAGAACCATATGGGCCACCTGTAGCACAGACAAAACACAGCTTTAATATTCGGGATATGCTTTAATATTCCTATGACATTTTGAGTTGGCCACACACAAACATAAGAACAACACTCTCACAACTGTCATAGGAGAAGGTTCACAAAAAGAGGATCTTTGCTAAATGTAACAGTTGGTCTAATACACAACATGATCTTACCTTTGCCTCACTGTTACTCCTGTATCATCACAGCCACTCTAACACTACCACTATAAATGAGTGATTCATCCAACCAGCAGCTGGGTTATCGTAGAAACAGGTGATCCCCCAGCCAGGGAATAATGTGCtttgactccatgattcagaatgctgaacaattgctttattaaagctatactatattaaaactatactgaagAGATACTATACTATACCATACAAAGACACTAAAGAAAACCCCGTGACTGTCtgagacagccaggacacagctttgacccaactggccaaggaaacaaaacaatcttCACTGGTGTCCAATAACCAAATCACTTTCGGTAAACAATTGCCATAAGGCATTCCACAGGTGCAAAACAAGAGGAGCAGTGAATAGAGGTAAGAATTGTCTtcttctctgaggtttctcactgcctttcccaggaaaaatcctgggagagagaattatgtctctctctgttcagagaatgtgaatgccacactgGGTTTATACTAATTTTGTGTGCTGGTCTAATTTCAGGAAAAACTGTCAGTAAAATGCAATAAAGGCACATATTTCCTTCACTGACAAGCCAAAACATAACATAAATATGTAATACACAATCTAATTACATAAAACAAGCAGTGGAAGTGACATTAcatgaggtgttagggcatgggttggactcaatgacattaaggtctcttccaacctagtaaTTCTGTGGATTCTGTGAATACCTGTTGCTTTGTAGAGCTCCTTCAGATGTCCTTCAGGAAGCCTGATCTGATGGACAGTCATGTCCACTGTGCCTCCTCCGCTGTCAACCACGATGTACCGATCACCTGGAATGCCAAGGGGACAGGCCAGGGCCATTTACACCActgtgagcacagcagctcacTGCAGTGAGAGCTCCTGAGGGCACCAGATAAGGGAGATAAGGGCCTACAGACAGCCAGCAATGGCCCTGCTGAAGACCTGATCTTTGCTAGTAATTACAACACAATGATTGATAACAAACATCAAAGTCAGATGTCAAAAGCTGTTAATGTAACACAGCTGAAAAGTGGGACTGCTCATGCTGCTGGTGTACATCCTAGTGGGCTACCAAATATTATACCATATTTACAAAGCCTGTTCTGAGGAAAATATTCCAGTTGCATGGAATAATATTTCCACTATCTCATTAAGAAATCTTATTATGCTAGAGCATACAGAATTGCAATTCAGCACTTGTAACTAAGAGCAGCACATGAActtgtggttttttccttttcccctttataACCACTGTGAGAACAATGCAGTGCACAGCACCTTTGTGGGAAACACAATATTTGCCTGCAATACAAAACCAGTGAGAGCAAAGTTTGCTGAAGAAAGGACAGTACCTTCCTCCAGCTCAGACCAGATCTCTCCTATGACATTTTCCACCATGAAGGTTCGGCTCTGCCGGTTCCGGCGCACGTGCTCCTTCCCTAGTGAtcgacaaaaaaaaaagctattgaGTCTAAAAAAGCCTGAAGAAATAGAATCAAAAATTGCAGGAAACAAGTGCAAGCAGGCTGACAGATCTGTATGGATCCCTTCTTAACAAATGTACAAAAATTATTGCACTGGGACCAGGAATGTTAGAATGTAATTcctggaaagaaggaaaaatggttTACAACGACCCTGATCTTCCTTGATATTGTTATATATACTTATTTGTCTTTTAATCTATATAAATTACCTAATAGAAACAATGCAAACTAATTATGTATAGTGACAATCTAATAATAAGAAAGCTATAAACAGGTCTGACTTGCAGTTTTTCAATACACTCTGGCTTGCAAAGcgtgtgctggcagcagggtggggggctggcagccagctgtgcccacagcagccagctgtgccaACAGCAGCCTCCACCACCAGCaggtggcagccccagcccacgCCCAGACAACCCCCCCACCACCCGGGATGGGAGAACATTCCCACATTTCCAAAAGCCACTGCTCATTTTGAGTGCTCAGGGAAATACGCCTCCCCAGCCTCTCAGGATGTCAGTCCACCCCAAAACAAGCAGCCAGAAGCACTGCTGCTCAGATTATTCAGAATTAATCTTAAGGACAAGTAAAAATTAGAATTAGTCTCAAGGACACAGTGATCACCAGGGCTGACCCtcacaatatttaaaatatacatcAATTAAAAACTAAGTGTAATCTTGCAAGAATACTTATTACTTATTGTAACAACCCATTAACTTACAAGACTTAACTGCTACTTAGACATTTAAAAGATGCAGAACAGTCTGTCAGGAGAAAGCAGAGTAGTGAGAACCTCTGCTATTTATGCCTCTAAATCAACCTCCATAACTGAACGATCAAAAAAACCTACATTCCTTGTGTTATCATCACTCACCTTCAAAGGCACTTCATAAAACACTACAACAGAGGCAGCCTGTCATGAGTAgaaattttttctgaaaattccagCATGCAAATCACAGAATGCACTTAGCTTCCTACTTCTGTAGTGCCTGTCATCAGAAAATAGAGCATCAGCTCCACTTGCTCCTGCACCCTCCCCAGGAAGACTCCACGATGCAGAgaagctgccccagccccagttcAGGgactgggcagcacagggagagctcagaTGAAGAATTCCATGGCAGAACAAGAACTAGGTCCAAGTGAGGGCCTGTCAAGCTCACAGAAATCAATGGCAATCCTTTCACTCCCTCCTGTGGGCTAGAAGTGAACACAAGACCCAGTCTTTAACTACAACTGAAGCAAGCTTATCCTTGCTACTATGAACActaaaatttctgttttgacTTCACAGCAATAATATGGTCCTTGGAGTGCTTCTCTCTGTTTATATTTAAAGGGTTTTTCTCCTTAATCTGTTCTCAGCTTGTCTTGGGTGCTTGCCATGCCTTTATGAAATTTTAATTCCAACCCCGAATTAATTCACTCCGAactttgttttcattaattttgaCATGAAACCTTTCTCATCCCCAATAGCTTTTTACCATACAAAGTCAAGAATGAGAGTGGTACCCCCACCCAAGAAAAAGCCCATTAGCAGAAATCCATGATCTGCCAGATTCTGTCCAGCTTCAAAACCTTTGTTATTTTCCCAGAAGCAAATCCCTGTGTTGTCTGAAAGTGAGTTCATGTAACATCACATGGAACTGGAACAGTTCAGGGTACGAATGAGGGGGACAGAAGCCAAGGGGCCCTGAAGGGACAGAATCCTGAAAACAGATTGTGTCCTGTACTCTGTGTGGGTCTCCAAACACTGAACACATCTGACAACTGCTGGCTGGGAGAGCCATGGATTGGAGAGAATGATGTAGTCACTCTGcctaacttaaaaaaaaaataaaatgttctggTAAGTGCAGGAATAGCTCTATTAGCTTAACCTCCCACTTGCCTCTCCTGTTTTGACCTAGCAAATGTGATAAAACACAGACTCTTCTGAAAAACTCCTTCTAGGATAGACTGACACACTACCATCAGTATCAGGGCAACTGTTACAATTCACAGAGATACAGAGAGATATGCACATTAAGCAGCTATCAGATCTTACTGCTGCAGgccattttcctttcttgtttccTCTATTTGCCTCCAGTTTCAGTAGGCTGCCAAGCTCAAAAAACTCTGGTGGTGAAGGATCTTCTGTCAAGTGACTTACAGTGCTCCAATCTGTCCCTCCCCTTCAAACAGTGACAGTAGCAACAGGTCCCAGCTCAATAAATCAGAAGTGCATTATCCAGTTGCTCTTCAACATGCAGATAAATTCATTGCTACATTCCAATGCCATGTGTCCCACTGAACACTGAAAGTCATTAATGATATTTCATAAAGATGACATCAAAAAGCATCTGCCAACACTTGGGAACACCTCAGATTAATCATTTCATTGCAGATCCAGTTATTTAGCACTGCCTCAATAATGCAGATAATCAAAAACATAACTGCTTCCaacaaattaaatgaaaaaaatgatcCAACATGAAGTACTAACTTAAATTAAGGCAGAAAAATACTGGTGTGAAAATACTAAAAGACTCCCACAACATCCAAATAAAGGCAACACAAAGAAGCTACCTGCATGCTAAAATTCAAGTGtatatttggaagaaattgttccctgtgaggggtgcccagagaagctgtggctgccccatccctggaagtatccaaggccagattggagcaacctggtctagtggaaggtgtccctgcccatggcagagagttggaactagatgatttttgagtttctttccaacccaaatcattctgtgatgtCTGCTGGGTCAACATATAAACAAGTCTAACTACGGTAAGCagcaaaacagtttttaaaacaaactgaTGCCAGCCTGAAACATTTCAAGGGAACAAAGACAACAAGAAAAGGTGAGAAACCAGCCCTGGGGGACAAAGCAATGAGAATCTGCAAAGTGAATGAACAGAAGTACCCTGTGTAAATCCAGTTCCAATAGTGTCACTCGGGCTGTAGCCATTGACAGGTGCCCTACTACTCAGGTCTATCATCTGGTGCAGGCGCAGCTTTCGGCAGTAGATAGAGGCAGCCTCGGGCTCCAGGGCAATGATCAACTGCTCGGGGTTTTCAGGAGATGCCATTCCCGCCTGTGAGAGAGAAGGGATCAGAGAAGTGGGGTGGGGaaccctgcagcccagcagcccctctcagcacaaggctgtccccagcccctgcgcTCCGCTGGCTCACCCCGCAGAGCTCGCCCAgcacggagctgctgccagggggaaAGGTCTGCATCTGGGAACTGTCCTGCCCACACTGCACAGCACGACTGCACAGGCTGTAACAGGGAGGATTGCATGCACTTACCATGCTAAGTGGTTAACCGAGCACTTGTGTACATGACAGGTGGAGAAACGAAGGAAATCGGTTTGAAACCTGTTATAATTGGCCTAAAACCTGAACTCAATTCTAATTAACCTGTGAATCTGCCAGCTAATAGGGGCCCTGGCCTCCTTTCAGCCTCCTTTTGCCTCTCCTTGCCACAACAATATTTGAAGTATGTCTTTATGTCCCAGATATTCACAGTCCTTGCCAAAATGAGGTTCCTGCACTGTTTAACTGTATAGGAATATACAATACACTTTGCCAGCAATGCATCTTCTGTCTTACAACCAACATTTTCTATTCCAAAATGCTTTAAAGTACATTTGCTTTTATACCATCTTCGAAATGCTCAGTATATTCAAGGAGACAAAATACAACAGGGCAGGTTCCCTAAAATGTAATGAGAACAAACCTAAAAATAATACCACATTATAAAATCAGTGTTTGccattctttctattttcttacTGGATTTTCAGCCTTCAGACACAGATATTTTCAAAAAGCCACAAGTTCTTATGTAACTACATCACTCTCAGAACTGggcttaaataaaaatattcaaagaacAGTTCTCAAAActcagttttaatttcttttccccgGTACTTCTGTCTACAAAATAAGACAACTTCCAACTCTTTCTGCCAACTTTTGGGTTACTTGCTATTACTCTTCAGTTAAGTGCTGAGCACTAAAGCTTGCTagcaaacaaatgaaacaaaattaacattttcctGCTTCCGCAGTCAGTCTTCCAGCCTTCAACTCatacacacgcacacacacacacacacacacacacactgtggtGTCTCTAGAGCATCCCCAAAAGAAGGACTGGAAAGGACATGGAAAGTCTGCAGACCTGGACTGGAATTTGGCTTCTTTCATACAGCTACATTGTGGGCTGTGGGAATTGCTGCCTCATTGACAACTGCAGCCAGAA
Proteins encoded:
- the HSPA12A gene encoding heat shock 70 kDa protein 12A; its protein translation is MSAETDAVSTSAYSSPAKSLGDPGITPLSPSHIVKDSDADDAVEQLFLVVVAIDFGTTSSGYAYSFTKEPECIHVMRRWEGGDPGVSNQKTPTTILLTPERKFHSFGYAARDFYHDLDPTESKHWLYFEKFKMKLHTTGNLTMETDLTAANGKKVKALEIFAYALQFFKEQALKELSDQGGSDFENTEVRWVITVPAIWKQPAKQFMRQAAYKAGMASPENPEQLIIALEPEAASIYCRKLRLHQMIDLSSRAPVNGYSPSDTIGTGFTQGKEHVRRNRQSRTFMVENVIGEIWSELEEGDRYIVVDSGGGTVDMTVHQIRLPEGHLKELYKATGGPYGSLGVDYEFEKLLCKIFGEDFIEQFKIKRPAAWVDLMIAFESRKRAAAPDRTNPLNITLPFSFIDYYKKFRGHSVEHALRKSNVDFVKWSSQGMLRMSPDAMNALFKPTIDQIVQHLSEVFDKPEVTNVKFLFLVGGFAESPLLQQAVQSAFGSRCRVIIPQDVGLTILKGAVLFGLDPAVIKVRRSPLTYGVGVLNRFVEGKHPPEKLLVKDGTRWCTDVFDKFISADQSVALGETVTRSYTPAKPSQLVIVINIYSSEQDNVSFITEPGVKKCGTLRLDLTGTDASVPNRREIKTLMQFGDTEIKAMAVDVATSKSVKVGIDFLNY